From the genome of Nakamurella flavida, one region includes:
- a CDS encoding amino acid permease yields the protein MSTSHSPATDEPQLKRTLGGFQVFAVSFAFISVAVGVFATYGEMLTTAGPVGIWLWVISAVGQTLVALVVAQFAARIALSGSSYQWASRLASPKVGWFFGYLTLWYLATAVVAMDNALASQALMPLLGMPESEDDARLITIAVLVVQAVLVIASTRLLGLISSTAVAIEIGIVVVLVVVLLAVVITTGSGDVGNLASRGVAAGDPNYFALGGGAMAGMLMGLTTLVGFDSAANLAEEAKDPFRTVPRAIVASVIAAGVAGMLFLIALTVSIKDIVAVSAAGSPVAAIIREQLGPVWERVMLACIVVAMFGAGMVVMAACSRQVFAMARDRRLPAAALLRRVDPRTRTPIAATVLIVVVGVVLMVALPGAALVQLINIGTILPAMIYGGIVVLYLGVRNRFARREGGFSLGRLEMPVAVAALIWIGVALVCLVTPGQALVPVLIVVGLALLGGVWFAVMLRSRDRVLDAEDPATDRAEEIAEAAG from the coding sequence ATGAGTACCTCGCACTCCCCCGCCACGGACGAGCCGCAGCTGAAGCGCACCCTCGGGGGCTTCCAGGTCTTCGCCGTCTCGTTCGCCTTCATCTCGGTGGCCGTGGGGGTGTTCGCCACCTACGGAGAGATGCTGACCACGGCCGGGCCGGTGGGCATCTGGTTGTGGGTGATCTCCGCCGTGGGGCAGACCCTCGTCGCCCTGGTCGTCGCCCAGTTCGCCGCCCGCATCGCCCTGAGCGGCTCGTCCTACCAGTGGGCCTCCCGGTTGGCCAGTCCGAAGGTCGGGTGGTTCTTCGGGTACCTGACGCTCTGGTACCTGGCCACCGCCGTGGTGGCGATGGACAACGCCCTGGCCAGCCAGGCGCTGATGCCCCTGCTCGGCATGCCGGAGAGCGAGGACGACGCCCGGCTCATCACGATCGCCGTCCTGGTGGTGCAGGCGGTGCTGGTCATCGCCTCGACCCGCCTGCTCGGCCTGATCTCGTCGACCGCCGTGGCCATCGAGATCGGCATCGTGGTCGTGCTCGTGGTGGTGCTGCTGGCCGTGGTGATCACCACCGGCAGCGGGGATGTCGGCAACCTGGCCTCCCGGGGCGTGGCCGCCGGCGACCCGAACTACTTCGCGCTGGGCGGCGGCGCGATGGCAGGCATGCTCATGGGCCTGACGACGCTGGTCGGATTCGACTCCGCGGCGAACCTCGCGGAGGAGGCGAAGGACCCGTTCCGCACCGTCCCGCGGGCCATCGTGGCCTCGGTGATCGCCGCGGGGGTGGCCGGAATGCTCTTCCTGATCGCGCTGACGGTCTCGATCAAGGACATCGTCGCCGTCTCCGCGGCCGGCTCGCCGGTGGCAGCGATCATCCGGGAGCAGCTCGGCCCGGTCTGGGAGCGGGTCATGCTGGCCTGCATCGTCGTCGCCATGTTCGGCGCCGGCATGGTGGTCATGGCGGCGTGCTCCCGGCAGGTGTTCGCGATGGCCCGCGACCGGCGCCTGCCGGCCGCCGCGTTGCTGCGGCGCGTCGATCCCCGCACCCGGACCCCGATCGCGGCCACGGTGCTCATCGTGGTCGTCGGCGTGGTGCTGATGGTCGCGCTGCCCGGCGCGGCGCTCGTCCAGCTCATCAACATCGGCACCATCCTCCCCGCGATGATCTACGGCGGCATCGTCGTGCTCTACCTGGGCGTGCGGAACCGATTCGCGCGGCGGGAGGGTGGCTTCAGCCTCGGCCGCCTGGAGATGCCGGTGGCCGTCGCCGCGCTGATCTGGATCGGCGTGGCCCTCGTCTGCCTGGTCACCCCGGGCCAGGCCCTCGTCCCCGTGCTGATCGTCGTCGGGCTCGCCCTGCTGGGTGGCGTCTGGTTCGCCGTGATGCTGCGGTCCCGGGACAGGGTGCTCGATGCGGAGGACCCGGCGACCGACCGGGCGGAGGAGATCGCCGAGGCGGCGGGCTGA
- a CDS encoding sulfurtransferase: MTTAPSPLITAAELADRLASGHPPVLLDVRWTLAGADPAAHRAGHLPGALFVDLDAELAGAPGAGGRHPLPDPVALQAVWRRLGIDDDSAVVVYDGADGAPAARAWWLLRWSGLTDVRVLDGGLGAWTAGLVGGEEMAAVPGSVTVRPGSMPTVDIDGAADLAATGMLLDARAAARYRGEVEPIDPAAGHIPGAVNLPYASLIGPDGTMRPAAELRAAFAAAGVDGSTPAGASCGSGVTACHLVLAAAVAGVQLALYPGSWSQWCAAGRPVATG, from the coding sequence ATGACGACCGCACCCTCGCCCCTGATCACCGCGGCCGAGCTGGCCGACCGCCTCGCGTCCGGGCACCCGCCGGTCCTGCTCGACGTCCGGTGGACACTCGCCGGCGCCGACCCGGCCGCCCACCGGGCCGGGCACCTGCCCGGTGCGCTGTTCGTCGACCTGGACGCCGAACTGGCCGGTGCACCCGGGGCCGGCGGTCGGCACCCGCTGCCCGATCCGGTTGCGCTGCAGGCGGTCTGGCGACGACTCGGGATCGACGACGACAGTGCGGTGGTGGTGTACGACGGCGCCGACGGCGCACCGGCGGCCCGGGCCTGGTGGTTGCTGCGCTGGTCCGGTCTGACCGACGTGCGGGTGCTCGACGGCGGACTGGGGGCCTGGACCGCGGGCCTGGTCGGCGGCGAGGAGATGGCCGCGGTGCCCGGGTCGGTCACCGTCCGGCCGGGGTCGATGCCCACCGTCGACATCGACGGCGCGGCGGACCTTGCGGCGACGGGAATGCTGCTCGACGCCCGCGCCGCCGCCCGGTACCGCGGGGAGGTCGAGCCGATCGACCCCGCCGCCGGGCACATCCCGGGTGCGGTGAACCTGCCGTACGCGTCGCTGATCGGCCCGGACGGCACGATGCGACCCGCCGCGGAGCTGCGCGCGGCGTTCGCGGCCGCCGGGGTCGACGGCTCCACCCCGGCGGGCGCGTCCTGCGGTTCCGGGGTCACCGCCTGCCATCTGGTGCTGGCCGCGGCGGTCGCCGGTGTGCAGCTCGCGCTGTACCCCGGGTCCTGGTCGCAGTGGTGTGCCGCCGGGCGTCCGGTCGCCACCGGCTGA
- a CDS encoding SDR family oxidoreductase, giving the protein MTDQYTFQDPTTQYPQPEFAEQQQSEPGLARDMDPKPDHGEETYRGTGRLTGRKAVVTGADSGIGRAVAIAFAREGADVVLSYLPEEEPDAREVVALVEAAGRKAVAYPGDLKDESYCEQLIATAVAELGGLDILVNNAGKQQAVEDIADLTTQQFDDTFKTNVYATFWLSKAAVPHMKPGSTIINSSSVQAYTPSPMLLDYATTKASINTFSKAMAQQVAKKGIRVNVVAPGPVWTPLQVVGGQPADAVPEFGAQAELGRPGQPAELAPAYVFLASQESSYVLGATLSVTGGSPTP; this is encoded by the coding sequence ATGACCGACCAGTACACCTTCCAGGATCCGACCACCCAGTACCCGCAGCCGGAGTTCGCCGAGCAGCAGCAGTCCGAGCCGGGTCTGGCCCGGGACATGGACCCCAAGCCCGACCACGGCGAGGAGACCTACCGCGGGACCGGCCGGCTCACCGGCCGCAAGGCCGTCGTCACCGGTGCGGACAGCGGCATCGGTCGCGCCGTGGCCATCGCCTTCGCCCGTGAGGGCGCCGATGTCGTGCTGTCCTACCTGCCCGAGGAGGAGCCGGACGCCCGCGAGGTCGTCGCCCTCGTCGAGGCCGCCGGCCGCAAGGCCGTGGCCTACCCCGGTGACCTGAAGGACGAGAGCTACTGCGAGCAGCTCATCGCCACCGCCGTGGCCGAGCTCGGCGGACTGGACATCCTGGTCAACAACGCCGGCAAGCAGCAGGCCGTCGAGGACATCGCCGACCTGACCACCCAGCAGTTCGACGACACGTTCAAGACGAACGTCTACGCGACGTTCTGGCTCAGCAAGGCGGCCGTCCCGCACATGAAGCCGGGCAGCACCATCATCAACTCGTCCTCGGTGCAGGCGTACACGCCGTCACCGATGCTGCTGGACTACGCCACCACCAAGGCGTCCATCAACACCTTCTCCAAGGCGATGGCCCAGCAGGTCGCCAAGAAGGGCATCCGCGTCAACGTGGTCGCCCCCGGCCCGGTGTGGACCCCGCTGCAGGTCGTCGGCGGCCAGCCCGCCGACGCGGTCCCGGAGTTCGGTGCCCAGGCCGAGCTGGGCCGCCCCGGCCAGCCGGCCGAGCTGGCCCCGGCCTACGTGTTCCTGGCCAGCCAGGAATCCAGCTACGTCCTCGGCGCCACCCTCAGCGTGACCGGCGGTTCGCCCACCCCGTGA
- a CDS encoding alpha/beta hydrolase, with translation MIGCLAATGPGGIRPWLLAGVALLLLGAVCLVVRPRRRAVPTPVGMSVGLVVVLVVGGTVAGPAPVARATDGDAGTVSCPSAGSTGTPARAPSTAIGGDTEITYVSGGVTVHGSYRGPVDPARPVPAVVIVGGTGAVDRNGDAPGLATGAYRWLADRLSDLGIASLRYDKLGTGATGLGPYAADPSALLAHGYDELRVQPVRDALTFVAGQPGIDTDRLLLLGHSEGGPLALTVTTDRREAPAVAGLLLIEPAYTRILDILGRQVQDQAAAAVTGGALSAADEKALADWMDLGRAEIRAGDVDPPPVAPPLPTATGYAAELQTSVGGNFWGSDPAQMVVSHAYRTRYGREYDAIDPAHLATEVIVPTLITCGTKDFNTPCGDGSPGSGVAAVAADLDPALATFVRLPDTVHLLRDITTPGVPAPAEQITRPYSGVLVDALTDFLTHF, from the coding sequence ATGATCGGCTGTCTCGCGGCCACCGGCCCGGGCGGGATCAGACCGTGGCTGCTGGCCGGGGTCGCGCTGCTCCTCCTCGGCGCCGTCTGTCTCGTCGTCCGACCCCGCCGTCGGGCGGTGCCGACGCCCGTGGGGATGTCGGTGGGCCTGGTCGTCGTGCTGGTGGTCGGGGGGACGGTGGCCGGACCCGCCCCCGTGGCCCGGGCCACGGACGGGGACGCCGGGACCGTGAGCTGCCCGAGCGCGGGATCCACCGGGACTCCGGCCCGCGCACCGTCGACCGCCATCGGCGGGGACACCGAGATCACCTACGTCAGCGGAGGTGTCACCGTTCACGGCAGCTACCGCGGTCCGGTGGACCCCGCCCGCCCGGTCCCCGCGGTGGTCATCGTCGGCGGCACCGGGGCCGTGGACCGCAACGGCGACGCCCCGGGCCTGGCCACCGGGGCCTACCGGTGGCTCGCCGACCGGCTGAGCGACCTGGGCATCGCCTCACTGCGGTACGACAAGCTCGGCACCGGGGCCACCGGCCTCGGCCCGTACGCCGCCGACCCCTCGGCCCTGCTCGCCCACGGGTACGACGAACTCCGCGTCCAACCCGTCCGGGACGCCCTGACGTTCGTGGCCGGGCAGCCGGGCATCGACACCGACCGCCTGCTGCTGCTCGGGCACAGCGAGGGCGGCCCGTTGGCCCTGACCGTCACGACGGACCGCCGGGAGGCCCCGGCCGTGGCCGGGCTGCTGCTGATCGAGCCCGCCTACACCCGCATCCTGGACATCCTCGGCCGGCAGGTGCAGGACCAGGCCGCGGCTGCCGTGACGGGCGGGGCCCTGTCGGCCGCCGACGAGAAGGCACTGGCCGACTGGATGGACCTCGGTCGCGCCGAGATCCGCGCGGGGGACGTCGACCCGCCGCCCGTCGCGCCCCCGCTCCCCACGGCGACCGGGTACGCCGCCGAACTGCAGACCTCCGTCGGCGGCAACTTCTGGGGCTCGGACCCCGCCCAGATGGTGGTCTCGCACGCCTACCGCACCCGGTACGGCCGGGAGTACGACGCGATCGACCCGGCACACCTCGCGACGGAGGTGATCGTGCCGACGCTGATCACCTGCGGCACCAAGGACTTCAACACCCCGTGCGGGGACGGATCGCCGGGCTCGGGTGTCGCTGCGGTGGCCGCGGACCTCGACCCCGCTCTCGCCACCTTCGTCCGCCTCCCCGACACCGTCCACCTCCTCCGGGACATCACCACCCCCGGTGTGCCCGCACCCGCCGAGCAGATCACCCGCCCGTACTCCGGAGTGCTGGTCGACGCCCTCACCGACTTCCTGACCCACTTCTGA
- a CDS encoding metal-dependent transcriptional regulator: MNDLIDTTEMYLRTIFELEEEGIVPLRARIAERLNQSGPTVSQTVARMQRDGLLVVSDDRHLELTDAGRERAVSVMRKHRLAERLLLDVIGLDWQDVHVEACRWEHVMSEQVEQKLVALLGHPQTSPYGNPIPGLDSLGETAPSVQETHRDLISAEAAAVRGGRFEVRRIIEIVQNQPGVMDRLQRAGVVPGAVLQFEVRNDALVVVDGPISTELHPDVAHGIHVRPAAA, encoded by the coding sequence GTGAACGATCTGATCGATACCACCGAGATGTACCTGCGCACGATCTTCGAGCTGGAGGAGGAGGGCATCGTCCCGCTCCGGGCCCGGATCGCGGAGCGGCTCAACCAGAGCGGCCCGACCGTCAGCCAGACGGTCGCCCGCATGCAGCGGGACGGGCTGCTCGTCGTATCCGACGACCGTCATCTCGAACTGACCGACGCCGGGCGGGAACGCGCCGTGTCGGTCATGCGCAAGCACCGGCTGGCCGAACGCCTGCTGCTCGACGTCATCGGGCTCGACTGGCAGGACGTGCACGTCGAGGCGTGCCGCTGGGAACACGTGATGAGCGAGCAGGTCGAGCAGAAGCTCGTGGCCCTGCTCGGCCACCCGCAGACCTCCCCGTACGGCAACCCCATCCCCGGACTGGACTCCCTCGGCGAGACGGCACCGTCGGTCCAGGAGACCCACCGGGACCTGATCAGCGCCGAGGCCGCCGCCGTGCGCGGGGGTCGGTTCGAGGTGCGCCGCATCATCGAGATCGTGCAGAACCAGCCGGGAGTGATGGACCGGCTGCAGCGGGCCGGGGTCGTCCCCGGCGCCGTGCTCCAGTTCGAGGTCCGCAACGACGCCCTGGTGGTGGTCGACGGGCCCATCTCCACCGAACTGCACCCGGACGTCGCCCACGGCATCCACGTCCGCCCGGCGGCCGCCTGA
- a CDS encoding gluconokinase — protein MAVVPPQARKPVPPQQPVLVIMGVSGSGKSTVAAILAGQLGWDFAEGDDMHPESNVAKMAAGEPLTDEDRWPWLDVVAGWIREHTDAGQPGIITCSALKRIYRDRMRRENVWFVHLSGNDEVITRRMATRTGHFMPPALLKSQLATLEPPGEDEQTLVVDLGRSPAEEAAEIIHALRLQPAYGSSALGAPRPGASSVQTPQS, from the coding sequence ATGGCCGTGGTCCCCCCGCAGGCTCGCAAGCCCGTCCCACCCCAGCAGCCGGTGCTGGTGATCATGGGGGTGTCCGGGTCCGGGAAGTCCACCGTGGCCGCGATCCTGGCCGGTCAACTGGGCTGGGACTTCGCCGAGGGCGACGACATGCACCCCGAGAGCAACGTGGCGAAGATGGCCGCGGGCGAACCGCTCACCGACGAGGATCGTTGGCCCTGGCTGGATGTGGTGGCCGGCTGGATCCGCGAGCACACCGACGCCGGGCAGCCCGGCATCATCACCTGCTCCGCGCTCAAGCGGATCTACCGCGACCGGATGCGCCGGGAGAACGTGTGGTTCGTGCACCTGTCCGGCAACGACGAGGTGATCACCCGCCGGATGGCCACCCGGACCGGCCACTTCATGCCCCCGGCCCTGCTGAAGTCCCAGCTGGCCACGCTGGAACCGCCGGGGGAGGACGAGCAGACCCTGGTCGTGGACCTGGGTCGTTCCCCCGCGGAGGAGGCGGCCGAGATCATCCACGCGCTGCGTCTGCAACCGGCCTACGGGTCGTCCGCGCTGGGTGCCCCGCGTCCCGGTGCGTCGTCCGTGCAGACCCCGCAGAGCTGA